A genome region from Micromonospora peucetia includes the following:
- a CDS encoding SAM-dependent methyltransferase yields MQMPDGLPAEIDLSRPSAARVYDYFLGGAHNFEIDRQLAEQIAGMTPNLAATMRAGREFLRRAVRTLLDAGVDQFLDIGSGIPTVGNVHEVAQTANPKARVVYVDIDPVAVAHSRELLAGDELTGVIHADLREPERILTEARGLGLLDFSQPLGILLAGVVHFVPDTDRPGDVLATLRAAAAPGSHLVISHSTFEDQPQEMLDAQRLSKRTDTEITLRSRAEVTSFFGDWTILEPGVVHMPLWRPDSPSDVDEHPERFGAFGGVARYDRPTA; encoded by the coding sequence GTGCAGATGCCGGACGGCCTTCCCGCCGAGATCGACCTCTCCCGCCCGAGCGCGGCCCGGGTGTACGACTATTTCCTCGGCGGGGCGCACAACTTCGAGATCGACCGGCAGCTCGCCGAGCAGATCGCCGGCATGACCCCCAACCTGGCGGCGACGATGCGCGCCGGCCGGGAGTTCCTGCGCCGGGCCGTACGGACGCTGCTCGACGCCGGCGTCGACCAGTTCCTCGACATCGGCTCCGGCATCCCCACCGTCGGCAACGTGCACGAGGTCGCCCAGACGGCCAACCCGAAGGCCCGGGTGGTCTACGTCGACATCGACCCGGTCGCGGTGGCGCACAGCCGGGAGCTGCTCGCCGGCGACGAGCTGACCGGGGTGATCCACGCCGACCTGCGTGAGCCGGAGCGGATCCTCACCGAGGCCCGCGGCCTCGGGCTGCTCGACTTCAGCCAGCCGCTGGGCATCCTGCTCGCCGGGGTGGTGCACTTCGTCCCCGACACCGACCGCCCCGGCGACGTCCTGGCCACCCTCCGGGCCGCCGCGGCCCCGGGCAGCCACCTGGTCATCTCGCACTCCACGTTCGAGGACCAGCCGCAGGAGATGCTCGACGCGCAGCGTCTCTCGAAGCGCACCGACACCGAGATCACACTCCGCTCCCGGGCCGAGGTGACGAGCTTCTTCGGCGACTGGACGATCCTGGAGCCGGGCGTGGTGCACATGCCGCTGTGGCGCCCCGACTCGCCCTCCGACGTGGACGAGCACCCGGAGCGGTTCGGCGCCTTCGGCGGCGTCGCCCGGTACGACCGGCCCACCGCCTGA
- a CDS encoding TetR/AcrR family transcriptional regulator produces the protein MADQPTPDSTPQPPRAPSRRRGIALEQAILHAAMEELTENGYVGMTMERVASRAGTNKNAIYRRWPTRAALGIAAYRQFVVTNTQIPDTGSLRGDALDLLRRANSTFSSPIGGILRALLAGARDDPQLLAQLQERTADAGSASWLTILARAASRGEVRPEALHPRVATVAVVLLRDEFITRGHPAVPDSVLIEIIDEVYLPLLRGVAPPA, from the coding sequence ATGGCCGACCAACCGACACCCGACTCGACACCCCAGCCGCCGCGCGCGCCGAGCAGACGGCGCGGGATCGCACTGGAACAGGCGATCCTGCACGCGGCCATGGAGGAGCTCACCGAGAACGGTTACGTCGGGATGACCATGGAGCGGGTCGCTAGCCGCGCCGGCACCAACAAGAACGCCATCTACCGTCGCTGGCCCACCCGGGCCGCGCTGGGCATCGCCGCCTACCGGCAGTTCGTCGTCACCAACACGCAGATCCCGGACACCGGCAGCCTGCGCGGCGACGCGCTGGACCTGCTCCGCCGAGCCAACAGCACCTTCTCGTCACCCATCGGCGGCATCCTGCGCGCCCTGCTGGCCGGCGCCCGCGACGACCCACAACTGCTGGCCCAACTCCAGGAACGCACCGCCGACGCCGGAAGCGCCTCCTGGCTGACCATCCTGGCCCGGGCCGCATCCCGCGGTGAGGTACGACCCGAGGCCCTGCACCCCCGAGTCGCCACCGTGGCCGTCGTGCTGCTGCGCGACGAGTTCATCACCCGCGGGCACCCCGCCGTGCCCGACAGCGTCCTCATCGAGATCATCGACGAGGTCTACCTACCGCTGCTCCGCGGCGTGGCACCGCCCGCCTGA
- a CDS encoding DUF456 domain-containing protein, translated as MSLTDTETAVAVLAGLVILAGLAGVVVPGLPALPLCWGGVLVWALFGGAGPGRWAVLAAATVVVVVGTVVKYSWPGRNLKRTGVPTSSLLAGGLLGLVGFFVIPVIGLVLGFVGGVWAAERLRLGDSRLAWPATRQAVAAAGLSMLVEFLAGLFVAALWVAGLLLA; from the coding sequence ATGAGCCTGACGGACACCGAGACGGCGGTCGCCGTACTCGCCGGGTTGGTGATCCTCGCCGGGCTCGCCGGCGTGGTGGTGCCCGGCCTGCCGGCGCTGCCACTGTGTTGGGGCGGGGTGCTGGTCTGGGCGCTCTTCGGCGGCGCCGGGCCCGGCCGCTGGGCGGTGCTCGCCGCCGCCACCGTGGTCGTCGTCGTCGGCACCGTCGTCAAGTACTCCTGGCCGGGTCGGAACCTGAAACGCACCGGCGTGCCCACCTCGTCGCTGCTAGCCGGTGGCCTGCTGGGGCTGGTCGGCTTCTTCGTGATCCCGGTGATCGGGCTGGTGCTCGGCTTCGTCGGCGGGGTGTGGGCGGCGGAGCGGCTGCGGCTGGGCGACTCCCGGCTGGCCTGGCCGGCGACGAGGCAGGCGGTGGCGGCAGCCGGGCTGTCCATGCTTGTCGAGTTCCTCGCCGGCCTGTTCGTCGCGGCCCTCTGGGTCGCCGGTCTGCTGCTGGCCTGA
- a CDS encoding glutamine synthetase family protein: MRKAPLTLEQLRVAVAEGEIDTVVLALVDMQGRLQGKRFHAPYFLDQVVTHGSEGCNYLLAVDVDMNTVDGYAMSSWERGYGDFAMVPDLDTLRRVPWQPGSALLLADLAWLDGAGPVVASPRQILRRQLDRLTAHGLTAYAGTELEFVLFRDSYEDAWRRGYRDLTPANQYNVDYSLLGTARVEPLLRRIRREMAGAGLTPESAKGECNLGQHEIAFRYDEAVACADHHVIYKNGAKEIAAQEGMSITFMAKPNAREGNSCHIHFSLRDADGRSAMLGDGPAQLSVTGRRVLAGLLATMREFSLLFAPNINSYKRYQPGSFAPTALRWGTDNRTCALRLVGHGQGMRVENRVPGADVNPYLAIAALVAGAVHGIERELELGGECTGNAYDDPDAERVPGTLRDALALWESSTVAAEAFGDEVLAHYANQARIELTAYDAAVTDWELTRGFERL; this comes from the coding sequence ATGAGGAAAGCTCCGCTCACGCTGGAACAGCTGCGGGTCGCCGTCGCCGAGGGCGAGATCGACACCGTGGTGCTGGCCCTGGTCGACATGCAGGGCCGGTTGCAGGGCAAGCGGTTCCACGCTCCCTACTTCCTCGACCAGGTGGTCACCCACGGCAGTGAGGGGTGCAACTACCTGCTCGCCGTCGACGTCGACATGAACACCGTCGACGGGTACGCCATGTCGAGCTGGGAACGCGGCTACGGCGACTTCGCCATGGTGCCGGACCTCGACACGCTGCGCCGGGTGCCCTGGCAGCCGGGCAGCGCACTGCTCCTGGCCGACCTGGCCTGGCTGGACGGGGCCGGTCCGGTGGTCGCCTCGCCCCGGCAGATCCTGCGCCGGCAGCTCGACCGGCTGACCGCGCACGGGCTGACCGCGTACGCCGGCACGGAGCTGGAGTTCGTGCTGTTCCGCGACTCGTACGAGGACGCCTGGCGGCGCGGCTACCGCGACCTCACCCCGGCGAACCAGTACAACGTGGACTACTCGCTGCTCGGCACCGCCCGGGTGGAGCCGTTACTGCGCCGCATCCGGCGGGAGATGGCCGGGGCGGGGCTCACCCCGGAGAGCGCGAAGGGCGAGTGCAACCTCGGCCAGCACGAGATCGCCTTCCGCTACGACGAGGCGGTGGCCTGCGCCGACCACCATGTCATCTACAAGAACGGGGCGAAGGAGATCGCCGCCCAGGAGGGCATGTCGATCACCTTCATGGCCAAGCCGAACGCGCGGGAGGGCAACTCCTGCCACATCCACTTCTCGCTGCGCGACGCCGACGGTCGGTCGGCGATGCTCGGCGACGGGCCGGCGCAGCTGTCGGTGACGGGGCGGCGGGTGCTGGCCGGGCTGCTGGCCACGATGCGCGAGTTCAGCCTCCTGTTCGCCCCGAACATCAACTCGTACAAGCGCTACCAACCGGGGTCGTTCGCGCCGACCGCGCTGCGCTGGGGCACGGACAACCGCACCTGCGCGCTGCGGCTGGTCGGGCACGGGCAGGGCATGCGGGTGGAGAACCGGGTGCCGGGGGCGGACGTGAACCCGTACCTGGCCATCGCGGCACTCGTCGCCGGTGCGGTGCACGGCATCGAGCGGGAGCTGGAGCTGGGCGGGGAGTGCACCGGCAACGCGTACGACGACCCGGACGCCGAGCGGGTCCCCGGCACACTCCGTGACGCCCTGGCTCTCTGGGAGTCCTCGACGGTGGCCGCCGAGGCGTTCGGCGACGAGGTGCTGGCCCACTACGCCAACCAGGCGCGGATCGAGCTGACGGCCTACGACGCCGCCGTCACGGACTGGGAGCTGACCCGTGGCTTCGAACGCCTCTGA
- a CDS encoding aldo/keto reductase: MTIDENLTMPAAAGDFLLGGDRRVSRLGFGAMRLALGGRVRHPEAGVAVLRRAVELGVNHIDTAGFYGFGDLQAHEMIRQALSPYPADLVIATKVGPLLEGGVVPTGQASAGQLRGLVEEDLRRLGRDCLDLVYLRVGGMGQPGGESIGERFAALAELRGEGLIRHLGVSNVDAIQLAEARSVAPVAAVQNHFHVNHRGDSDVLTRCEQEGIAYVPFFPLGGGRDPIDQAPIVRVATRYRASTAQVALAWLLARSPVTLAIPGTSSLDHLAENTAAAGLRLTADDLTALAG; encoded by the coding sequence GTGACAATTGACGAGAACCTGACCATGCCCGCCGCAGCCGGCGACTTCCTGCTGGGCGGTGACCGGCGGGTCAGCCGGCTCGGCTTCGGCGCGATGCGGCTGGCCCTCGGCGGCCGGGTACGGCATCCCGAGGCGGGTGTCGCGGTGCTGCGCCGCGCCGTGGAACTCGGCGTGAACCACATCGACACCGCCGGCTTCTACGGGTTCGGTGACCTCCAGGCGCACGAGATGATCCGGCAGGCGCTCTCCCCGTACCCCGCCGACCTGGTGATCGCCACCAAGGTCGGCCCGCTCCTGGAGGGTGGCGTCGTGCCCACCGGTCAGGCGAGCGCCGGGCAGCTGCGCGGTCTCGTCGAGGAAGACCTGCGCCGCCTCGGCCGGGACTGCCTCGACCTGGTCTACCTGCGGGTGGGCGGCATGGGCCAGCCGGGCGGCGAATCGATCGGCGAGCGGTTCGCCGCCCTGGCGGAGCTTCGCGGCGAAGGGCTGATCCGGCACCTCGGCGTCAGCAACGTCGACGCGATCCAGCTCGCCGAGGCGCGGTCCGTCGCGCCCGTCGCCGCGGTGCAGAACCACTTCCACGTGAACCACCGGGGCGACTCCGACGTGCTCACCCGGTGCGAGCAGGAGGGCATCGCGTACGTCCCGTTCTTTCCGCTAGGCGGGGGAAGGGACCCGATCGACCAGGCCCCCATCGTGAGGGTCGCCACCCGCTACCGGGCGAGCACCGCTCAGGTCGCCCTGGCCTGGCTGCTCGCCAGGTCGCCGGTCACGCTCGCGATCCCCGGCACCAGCTCACTCGACCATCTGGCGGAGAACACCGCAGCGGCCGGCCTCCGCCTCACCGCCGATGACCTGACCGCGCTGGCCGGATAG
- a CDS encoding putative bifunctional diguanylate cyclase/phosphodiesterase: MAAVPDPGGDDLSRSGAQWYAAEWARAVRRLGFVPLSAAETERLLHLHAVRLAQALLAEPFSPLPAEEVGRALVEEHLTEPRVLDWSVQALGDRFPARVLPGLAHCDETAERVAALQGALAAGFARALRDRTFAQQERIARSAWQARDEVEQALRDSEARFRAVFVGAAMGIGIAGIDGQIIDVNQAFADMLGYSIEELRQTNVAALFHPDDAAGMWELYQELIEGKQDSARVEKRYYRKDGSVVWTDLAVSLIRHDDGRPRFTVAMIEDITERYELQQRLRFQALHDPLTGLPNRTLFFETLSRVFDVGDAAHRVGVCFLDLDGFKAVNDSLGHDLGDRLLVVIAGRLAECVAGRGHLVARMGGDEFVILVDDGAGIDDAVEVAEVALAAVSAPVRIGEHQLAVSASVGIVECPVGGTTASELMKAADTTLYWAKAEGRGRWAVYDPERGARDIARSALAAGLPAALDRGEFVVHYQPIVSLLAGSMLAVEALVRWQHPELGLIGPDRFIGLAEETGLIVRLGEWVLRQACRDAEAWRREFPRARLVVSVNLAARQADDPGIVDTVADALACTGLPAELLQLELTESAVMGTAGEPLRSLHRLAALGVRLAIDDFGTGYSNLAYLRRLPIHCLKLAGPFVEGIRGEDAEAVTDHRDERIVDALVRLAHALELWVTAEAVETGVQAERLRALRCDTGQGRFFGPPAPAAEITARLRGDDRGPTA, from the coding sequence ATGGCCGCCGTCCCGGATCCCGGCGGTGACGACCTCAGCCGGTCGGGCGCCCAGTGGTACGCGGCCGAGTGGGCCCGGGCGGTGCGCCGGCTCGGTTTCGTGCCGCTCAGCGCGGCCGAGACCGAGCGCCTGCTGCACCTGCACGCCGTCCGGCTGGCCCAGGCCCTGCTCGCCGAGCCGTTCTCGCCCCTGCCGGCCGAGGAGGTGGGGCGCGCGCTGGTCGAGGAGCACCTGACCGAGCCCCGGGTGCTCGACTGGTCGGTGCAGGCCCTCGGCGACCGGTTCCCCGCCCGGGTACTGCCGGGTCTGGCCCACTGCGACGAGACGGCCGAACGGGTCGCGGCGTTGCAGGGCGCGCTCGCCGCCGGTTTCGCCCGGGCCCTGCGCGACCGCACCTTCGCGCAGCAGGAGCGGATCGCCCGCTCGGCCTGGCAGGCTCGCGACGAGGTGGAGCAGGCCCTGCGGGACAGCGAGGCCCGGTTCCGGGCGGTCTTCGTGGGAGCGGCCATGGGGATCGGCATCGCCGGCATCGACGGTCAGATCATCGACGTCAACCAGGCGTTCGCCGACATGCTCGGCTACTCCATCGAGGAACTGCGACAGACCAACGTGGCCGCACTGTTCCACCCCGACGACGCGGCCGGGATGTGGGAGCTCTACCAGGAGCTGATCGAGGGCAAGCAGGACAGCGCGCGGGTGGAGAAACGCTACTACCGCAAGGACGGCAGTGTGGTCTGGACGGACCTGGCCGTCTCGCTGATCCGCCACGACGACGGCCGGCCCCGGTTCACCGTCGCGATGATCGAGGACATCACCGAGCGGTACGAACTCCAGCAGCGGCTGCGCTTCCAGGCGCTGCACGACCCGCTCACCGGTCTGCCCAACCGGACCCTGTTCTTCGAGACGCTGAGCCGGGTCTTCGACGTCGGCGACGCGGCCCACCGGGTCGGGGTCTGCTTCCTCGACCTGGACGGCTTCAAGGCGGTCAACGACAGCCTCGGCCACGACCTCGGCGACCGGTTGCTCGTGGTGATCGCCGGGCGGTTGGCCGAGTGTGTCGCCGGCCGCGGTCACCTCGTCGCCCGGATGGGTGGTGACGAGTTCGTCATCCTGGTCGACGACGGCGCCGGCATCGACGACGCGGTGGAGGTCGCCGAGGTGGCCCTGGCCGCGGTCTCCGCCCCGGTCCGCATCGGCGAGCACCAGCTCGCGGTGTCGGCGAGCGTCGGCATCGTCGAGTGCCCGGTCGGCGGGACGACCGCCTCGGAGCTGATGAAGGCCGCCGACACCACGCTCTACTGGGCGAAGGCGGAGGGCCGGGGTCGGTGGGCGGTCTACGACCCGGAGCGCGGCGCCCGGGACATCGCCCGCTCCGCCCTGGCCGCCGGGCTGCCGGCGGCGCTGGACCGGGGCGAGTTCGTGGTGCACTACCAGCCGATCGTGTCCCTGCTGGCGGGCTCGATGCTGGCCGTGGAGGCGCTGGTCCGGTGGCAGCACCCGGAGCTGGGGCTGATCGGGCCGGACCGGTTCATCGGGCTGGCCGAGGAGACCGGCCTGATCGTCCGGCTCGGCGAGTGGGTGCTGCGGCAGGCCTGCCGCGACGCGGAGGCGTGGCGGCGCGAGTTCCCCCGGGCCCGGCTGGTGGTGAGCGTCAACCTGGCCGCCCGGCAGGCCGACGACCCGGGGATCGTGGACACCGTCGCGGACGCACTGGCCTGCACCGGGCTGCCGGCGGAGCTGCTGCAACTGGAGTTGACCGAGAGCGCGGTGATGGGCACCGCCGGGGAGCCGCTGCGGTCGCTGCACCGGCTGGCCGCCCTCGGCGTACGGCTGGCGATCGACGACTTCGGCACCGGCTACTCCAACCTGGCGTACCTGCGGCGGCTGCCGATCCACTGCCTGAAGCTGGCCGGCCCGTTCGTCGAGGGCATCCGGGGCGAGGATGCCGAGGCGGTGACCGACCACCGGGACGAGCGGATCGTGGACGCGCTGGTCCGGCTGGCGCACGCGCTGGAGCTGTGGGTGACCGCCGAGGCGGTGGAGACCGGGGTGCAGGCCGAGCGGCTGCGCGCGCTGCGCTGCGACACCGGGCAGGGACGGTTCTTCGGCCCACCCGCGCCCGCGGCGGAGATCACCGCCCGGCTGCGCGGCGACGATCGGGGGCCGACGGCATGA